A genomic stretch from Mariprofundus sp. NF includes:
- a CDS encoding response regulator, with translation MQLSHNTLKEKLTTTIIFWGIAFLASLVALFFLFSGTITGYILDVVDQTDLPVETAIATTMGWIAVFLLVLLLIAVKGLHYSLKKQLVEPVEALQIAVENRTTTQDEIESLLTDLPYEASRVLKLYDQVKHSHDDLRSRVVDMMEALPACFWWSLDGNRYEGISSKSISLLKRSSDEIIDQPLWSWLNSRAQSSGNAAILMQAIKRREDRVDFAYQAEIDGQTRWFGESVTLCYNRDGTLDIMYGIINDISTRKNKQQAEAEQLELSQRMEATATLVGGIAHEFNNALAGMNGNIFLIKQSTKDAATRQRIGRVEALIQHSATMIEQMLAFARKSSMRPKPVNIVEFLKHFQLALQPKLASNIHFDLQLNSLDAAAETATVQADPAKLQEALMQLINNACAATEEISFPQITIDADNLDVDESFLRRYPHVSSSHLVHIQVRDNGSGISKEIHSKIFEPFFTTREIGKGTGLGLPMVYGYMRQLGGCLEVDSQPDCGATFHIYLPRVIAAPKANQHADSLLKGNGETILVIDDEHIFRESTCEVLHRMGYKTLDADNGKNGIHIFEQYRHEIQLVFMDILMPGMTGIEASRKIRAISPTIPIIFLTGYDRTQPLETEVYEEHSELINKPFRISVLSQAIQKALKQSSQH, from the coding sequence TTGCAGTTAAGCCACAACACGCTTAAAGAGAAGCTGACCACAACTATTATTTTCTGGGGCATCGCCTTCCTGGCTTCGCTTGTGGCACTCTTCTTTCTCTTCTCCGGCACCATTACGGGTTATATCCTTGATGTTGTAGATCAAACTGATCTGCCGGTTGAAACAGCGATTGCAACCACTATGGGCTGGATTGCAGTCTTTCTACTGGTCCTGCTGCTGATTGCCGTAAAGGGTCTGCACTACAGCCTGAAAAAGCAGCTGGTTGAACCGGTAGAAGCGCTGCAGATCGCAGTCGAAAACAGAACCACAACTCAGGATGAGATTGAATCGCTGTTAACCGATCTCCCCTATGAAGCCTCAAGGGTGCTTAAGCTCTATGATCAAGTGAAACACTCCCACGATGACCTTCGCAGTCGCGTTGTTGATATGATGGAGGCACTTCCCGCCTGTTTCTGGTGGTCACTGGATGGCAACAGGTATGAGGGTATCTCATCCAAGTCGATCTCCCTGCTCAAGCGGTCAAGCGATGAGATTATTGATCAACCGCTCTGGTCCTGGCTCAACTCCCGTGCGCAGAGCTCTGGCAACGCTGCGATTCTGATGCAGGCGATCAAACGCAGGGAGGATCGCGTCGATTTTGCCTATCAGGCGGAGATCGATGGCCAGACACGCTGGTTCGGTGAATCGGTGACCCTCTGTTACAACAGAGATGGCACGCTGGATATCATGTACGGTATTATCAATGATATCAGCACCCGTAAAAACAAGCAGCAGGCTGAAGCCGAGCAGCTGGAGCTCTCACAGCGCATGGAGGCCACGGCGACACTGGTCGGCGGCATCGCCCACGAATTCAACAATGCACTGGCGGGCATGAACGGTAATATCTTCCTGATTAAACAGTCGACTAAAGATGCAGCTACCCGGCAGCGCATTGGTCGGGTTGAGGCGCTGATTCAGCACTCTGCCACAATGATTGAGCAGATGCTGGCTTTTGCCCGTAAAAGCTCCATGCGCCCGAAACCAGTGAATATCGTAGAGTTCCTGAAACACTTCCAACTGGCACTGCAACCGAAACTGGCCAGCAACATCCACTTCGATCTGCAGTTGAATAGTCTCGATGCAGCAGCTGAAACTGCAACTGTTCAGGCTGATCCGGCCAAGCTGCAGGAGGCGCTGATGCAGCTGATCAACAATGCCTGTGCAGCCACCGAAGAGATCAGTTTCCCGCAGATTACTATTGATGCAGACAACCTGGATGTTGATGAGAGTTTCCTGCGCAGATATCCACATGTCTCATCAAGCCATCTGGTGCATATTCAGGTTCGCGATAACGGCTCTGGCATTAGCAAGGAGATCCACAGCAAAATATTTGAGCCCTTCTTCACCACACGTGAAATCGGCAAAGGTACCGGCCTTGGGCTACCGATGGTGTATGGATATATGCGCCAGCTTGGTGGCTGCCTTGAAGTGGATAGCCAGCCCGATTGCGGTGCCACCTTCCATATCTATCTGCCCAGAGTGATTGCCGCACCCAAAGCAAACCAACATGCCGACTCCCTGCTCAAAGGTAATGGCGAGACAATCCTGGTCATTGATGATGAACACATCTTTCGCGAATCGACCTGTGAGGTACTGCACCGCATGGGTTACAAAACTTTGGATGCCGATAACGGCAAAAATGGCATTCATATTTTTGAGCAGTACAGGCATGAGATTCAACTGGTGTTCATGGATATCCTGATGCCCGGCATGACCGGCATTGAAGCCTCAAGAAAAATAAGAGCGATCAGCCCGACGATACCTATCATATTCCTGACCGGTTATGACCGCACCCAACCACTGGAAACCGAGGTCTACGAAGAGCACTCTGAACTGATCAATAAACCATTCCGCATCTCGGTTTTGAGTCAGGCGATTCAAAAAGCCCTGAAACAGAGCAGCCAGCATTAA
- a CDS encoding flagellar hook-length control protein FliK: MRTDAPQWASTLLQKSGSLPLQILSGQSSKLTSGEVMKSPVQNTGENSNTFKVILKGESFIVKGLPAALDGKEVAFVAKKVATATGSRTELSWLSAAKAEAGKGSKTTAQQPEKGLLNAAKMATGKTAQTAISQMGHKALQQAHLLSKAPATIQTGKAFFARVDHIENGRMTLTVQPQQGGQAKAEQAQTQQSTIQPAKVQLIATQISDAKVGQSIKATLTQAGSDKPLLTIQPQQQVAGKTVSIAKPQQPVIFNMKPGEQTMAVVQKRLDSGNVQLKIQGQIVEAPAPAHVKAGDALEIRMIKAPGEFQVLQLHKNIPQKAMTVVRGNLASSATPVAQNLTTIKNLLPAMPANEMASIKGLPQLLNWMQASESSRDYPINGERLGQLIRDSGGQLEPKLQAMIAKGAQAQPLTTDLKAILTQVAGDQAASGKIQNSEVLRLITEASQQSLSRIETGQALNVLANLQGEPVRVEFPMLVGQHMINVQMAVQQQGANSEQQDSSDGSDQSYSVLFALELSGLGNLRVDANVSDKAVHARIYNEDAGVRHFIQENIHRLEERLQSLGFKEVYLLASPAKPDAEKQARFDELTTMRPASFSLLDVLV; this comes from the coding sequence ATGCGCACCGATGCACCCCAATGGGCTTCCACACTTCTGCAAAAAAGCGGCAGCCTGCCTCTACAGATTCTCTCCGGTCAAAGCTCCAAACTCACCTCAGGTGAGGTGATGAAGTCACCGGTTCAAAATACAGGTGAAAATAGCAACACCTTCAAGGTGATACTTAAAGGCGAATCATTTATCGTCAAAGGGTTGCCTGCCGCACTGGATGGAAAAGAGGTCGCTTTTGTGGCCAAAAAAGTAGCCACTGCAACGGGCTCACGCACTGAACTAAGCTGGTTGAGTGCGGCCAAAGCAGAGGCTGGAAAAGGCAGCAAAACCACTGCTCAGCAGCCTGAAAAGGGTTTGCTCAATGCCGCTAAAATGGCAACCGGAAAAACCGCGCAAACAGCTATATCTCAGATGGGACACAAAGCTCTGCAGCAGGCACACCTACTCTCTAAAGCACCTGCAACCATCCAGACGGGCAAAGCCTTTTTTGCCCGTGTCGATCATATCGAAAATGGCCGCATGACCCTCACCGTTCAGCCACAGCAGGGAGGCCAGGCAAAAGCCGAGCAGGCCCAGACACAACAGAGCACGATACAACCGGCCAAGGTGCAACTGATCGCCACGCAAATATCCGATGCCAAAGTAGGCCAATCGATCAAAGCCACGTTGACACAAGCCGGCAGTGACAAACCACTACTGACGATCCAACCCCAGCAGCAGGTCGCAGGCAAAACTGTTTCGATAGCGAAACCGCAACAACCTGTCATCTTCAATATGAAACCCGGTGAGCAGACGATGGCCGTGGTTCAAAAACGGCTGGACAGTGGCAATGTGCAGCTGAAAATTCAGGGCCAAATTGTTGAGGCCCCTGCCCCGGCTCATGTCAAAGCCGGTGATGCGCTGGAGATCAGGATGATCAAAGCACCTGGCGAATTTCAGGTGTTGCAGCTGCACAAAAACATCCCGCAAAAAGCGATGACAGTGGTACGGGGAAACCTCGCATCAAGTGCAACACCGGTTGCCCAGAACCTGACCACCATCAAGAACCTTCTGCCTGCCATGCCAGCTAATGAGATGGCCAGCATCAAAGGGTTGCCGCAGCTGCTGAACTGGATGCAAGCCAGTGAGAGCAGTCGCGATTATCCGATTAATGGGGAACGACTTGGGCAACTGATTCGTGACTCCGGGGGACAACTGGAACCAAAACTACAGGCGATGATTGCAAAAGGTGCACAGGCTCAGCCTCTGACTACAGACCTGAAAGCGATTCTGACACAAGTGGCCGGTGATCAAGCTGCCTCAGGCAAGATTCAGAACAGTGAAGTACTGCGCCTGATCACCGAAGCCAGCCAGCAGAGTCTCTCCCGCATTGAGACCGGTCAGGCACTGAATGTACTGGCCAACCTGCAAGGTGAGCCTGTTCGTGTCGAATTCCCGATGCTGGTCGGGCAGCATATGATTAATGTGCAGATGGCTGTGCAGCAGCAGGGCGCGAACTCAGAGCAGCAAGATTCATCCGATGGCTCTGATCAATCCTACTCGGTGCTCTTCGCGCTGGAGTTAAGCGGACTGGGCAATCTTCGTGTCGATGCCAATGTCTCTGATAAAGCTGTGCATGCCCGCATCTACAACGAAGATGCCGGCGTTCGCCATTTCATTCAGGAGAATATTCACCGCCTGGAGGAGCGCCTGCAGAGCCTCGGTTTTAAAGAGGTTTACCTGCTGGCATCGCCAGCCAAACCTGATGCTGAGAAACAGGCCCGCTTTGATGAGCTAACCACCATGCGCCCTGCCTCATTCAGTCTGCTGGATGTGCTGGTATGA
- a CDS encoding EscU/YscU/HrcU family type III secretion system export apparatus switch protein has product MKKQQAVALRWDPYLDQAPKLAAKGSGLLADEIIRVAQENGIPIREDHDLVQIFSLLDIGESIPPEVHTAIAEILAFIYWSNQQYTEIFDDPKR; this is encoded by the coding sequence ATGAAAAAACAGCAGGCCGTCGCTCTCAGGTGGGACCCCTACCTTGATCAGGCGCCGAAGCTGGCAGCCAAAGGCAGCGGATTACTCGCCGATGAAATTATCAGGGTAGCTCAGGAGAATGGTATTCCGATTCGTGAAGATCACGATCTGGTACAGATCTTCTCACTACTGGATATTGGCGAATCGATTCCACCGGAAGTACACACAGCTATTGCTGAAATATTGGCTTTCATCTACTGGAGCAATCAGCAGTACACTGAAATTTTTGATGATCCTAAACGCTGA
- a CDS encoding tetratricopeptide repeat protein — protein MRRKPLFIVLAVMALAVVAAVKIGFFDALLVSSSFQASKERAEQGDAKAQLELGRRYYHGAGIEKDGDQALVWFLKSAEQYNPEAMRLAGLMYNNGQAAVQDPKLALRWLEAAYDASDNMAAYFIGQMYQQGEGVEKNLNTAYSWYQKGADRADSWSQWALGNLNQSGFDGHPVDLNSAVKWYRLSAKLGNELGQHEMGRMYNHGIGVEQDLGKAEMWYRRASEQGYWLASNNLAWLLATAKGSGVRNGKAALKVIEGIDLAELDDLNRAMVLDTFAAAYAEMGRFVDAVMAQEKVIALQQQIKVEPTLISESEARLHAYQQKQAWRE, from the coding sequence ATGAGAAGAAAACCGCTGTTTATCGTGTTGGCTGTGATGGCGCTTGCTGTCGTGGCAGCGGTGAAAATCGGTTTTTTTGATGCACTGCTGGTCAGCTCTTCATTTCAAGCCAGCAAAGAGCGGGCAGAGCAGGGTGATGCCAAAGCACAGCTTGAACTGGGCAGACGCTATTACCATGGTGCAGGCATTGAGAAAGATGGTGATCAGGCCCTGGTCTGGTTTCTCAAAAGTGCAGAGCAGTATAATCCCGAAGCGATGCGACTGGCAGGTCTGATGTATAACAACGGCCAGGCTGCAGTTCAGGATCCCAAACTGGCGCTGCGCTGGTTAGAGGCTGCTTATGATGCTTCCGATAATATGGCCGCCTATTTTATCGGGCAGATGTACCAGCAGGGTGAAGGTGTGGAGAAAAACTTAAACACCGCTTATAGCTGGTACCAGAAGGGTGCTGATCGGGCAGATTCATGGTCGCAATGGGCACTGGGTAACCTTAATCAATCCGGTTTTGACGGGCATCCGGTTGATCTGAATAGTGCTGTTAAATGGTATCGGCTCTCAGCCAAACTGGGCAATGAACTCGGTCAGCATGAGATGGGGCGGATGTATAACCACGGCATCGGTGTTGAACAGGATTTGGGCAAGGCGGAGATGTGGTATCGCCGTGCATCTGAGCAGGGCTACTGGCTCGCCAGCAATAATCTGGCATGGCTGCTGGCAACCGCTAAAGGCAGTGGTGTGCGCAATGGTAAAGCTGCCCTGAAGGTGATCGAAGGTATTGATCTGGCAGAGCTGGATGATCTGAACAGGGCGATGGTATTAGATACCTTTGCCGCCGCCTATGCCGAGATGGGGCGTTTTGTGGATGCTGTCATGGCGCAGGAGAAGGTGATTGCCCTGCAGCAGCAGATAAAAGTAGAGCCGACGTTGATCAGCGAGAGTGAAGCCCGGCTGCACGCGTATCAACAGAAACAGGCCTGGAGAGAGTGA
- the ettA gene encoding energy-dependent translational throttle protein EttA, protein MADYQYIYSMQGVGKVVANKKEILKDIYLSFLPGAKIGVLGLNGSGKSTLLKIMAGLDTEILGEARPAPGIRIGYLSQEPELDETKDVRGNVEEAVQPMKDALAELDAVYAAYADPDADFDAIAAKQAKLEAFIESGDGHNLDRKLDVAADALRLPEWDADVTKLSGGERRRVALCKLLLSNPDMLLLDEPTNHLDAESVAWLERFLHDYPGTVVAVTHDRYFLDNVAGWILELDRGRGIPFEGNYSGWLEQKEKRLAVEEKQESSRQKAMKQELEWVRAGTKGRHAKSKARLKAFDDLSSRETQERNATKQIFIPSGERLGDIVFQAKNVSKGFGDRLLVENLNFDLPRGGIVGIIGANGAGKTTLFRMLTGQEKPDSGELIVGETVKASYVDQSRDALDDDKTVWEEISGGTDSMYLGKVEVPSRAYCGRFNFKGGDQQKKIGLLSGGERNRVHLAKMLKEGGNVLMLDEPTNDLDVETLRALEEALLDFAGCAIVISHDRWFLDRIATHMLAFEDEGHVEWFEGNFEEYEADKKKRLGEDATQPHRMKYKKLV, encoded by the coding sequence ATGGCTGATTATCAGTATATCTATTCCATGCAGGGCGTTGGCAAGGTTGTTGCCAATAAGAAGGAGATTCTTAAAGACATCTACCTCTCTTTTCTGCCCGGTGCCAAGATCGGCGTATTGGGTCTTAACGGTTCCGGTAAATCGACACTGCTGAAGATTATGGCGGGGCTCGATACCGAGATTCTCGGTGAAGCGCGTCCGGCTCCGGGTATTCGTATCGGTTACCTCTCGCAGGAACCTGAGCTTGATGAGACTAAAGATGTGCGTGGTAATGTTGAGGAGGCGGTGCAGCCGATGAAGGATGCACTGGCCGAGCTTGATGCAGTCTATGCGGCTTATGCCGATCCCGATGCTGATTTTGATGCTATTGCTGCCAAGCAGGCCAAACTTGAGGCCTTTATTGAATCAGGTGACGGCCATAACCTTGATCGTAAACTTGATGTCGCTGCAGATGCGCTGCGTCTGCCTGAGTGGGATGCGGATGTAACCAAACTCTCCGGTGGTGAGCGTCGCCGCGTTGCCCTGTGTAAACTGCTGCTCTCCAACCCCGATATGCTGCTGCTCGATGAGCCGACCAACCATCTCGATGCTGAGTCGGTGGCCTGGCTGGAGCGATTCCTGCACGACTATCCGGGTACCGTTGTAGCGGTAACCCATGACCGATACTTCCTTGATAATGTGGCGGGCTGGATTCTCGAGCTTGATCGTGGTCGCGGCATTCCGTTTGAGGGTAACTACTCAGGCTGGCTGGAGCAGAAAGAGAAACGTCTGGCGGTAGAGGAGAAGCAGGAGTCATCACGTCAGAAAGCGATGAAACAGGAGCTGGAGTGGGTACGTGCCGGCACCAAAGGGCGTCATGCCAAATCCAAAGCGCGTCTGAAAGCCTTTGATGATCTCTCCAGTCGCGAGACACAGGAGCGCAACGCCACCAAACAGATCTTTATTCCATCCGGTGAGCGTCTGGGTGATATCGTATTCCAGGCTAAAAATGTCAGTAAAGGATTCGGTGACCGGTTGCTGGTTGAGAATCTGAACTTTGATCTGCCACGCGGTGGAATCGTCGGCATTATCGGTGCCAATGGTGCCGGTAAAACAACCCTGTTTCGCATGCTCACTGGTCAGGAGAAACCTGACTCCGGTGAACTGATTGTCGGAGAAACGGTTAAAGCCTCTTATGTGGATCAGTCGCGTGATGCACTGGATGACGACAAAACCGTATGGGAAGAGATCTCTGGCGGAACTGATTCGATGTATCTGGGCAAGGTAGAGGTGCCGAGCCGTGCTTATTGTGGTCGTTTTAACTTTAAGGGTGGTGATCAGCAGAAGAAGATCGGCCTGCTCTCCGGTGGTGAGCGTAACCGTGTGCATCTGGCCAAGATGCTTAAAGAGGGTGGCAATGTATTGATGCTCGATGAGCCGACCAATGATCTCGATGTTGAAACGCTGCGTGCGCTGGAAGAGGCGCTGCTCGATTTCGCAGGCTGTGCGATTGTCATCTCACATGACCGCTGGTTTCTGGACCGTATCGCTACCCATATGCTCGCCTTTGAAGATGAGGGGCATGTGGAGTGGTTTGAGGGTAACTTCGAAGAGTATGAGGCAGATAAGAAGAAGCGCCTTGGTGAAGATGCCACGCAGCCACACCGTATGAAATACAAGAAGCTGGTGTAA
- a CDS encoding diguanylate cyclase — MMNFLRIQKNIVCATCLLIMFIFFSPMIGSALPLEKVSLQLEWKYQFEYAGFIMAREKGFYSDVGLDVELREYETGDDPVENVLSQKANYGIHNSSVVINNGKLEPIILLATYFQQSPLVIVASKEIDSPNDLIGKTIMGTSNELKYSSLALMLNHFFVNRKNTVFKDHTFDMNDFIQHKVDAVTVFRTNQLYELNRQHIEYNIIDPADYGFVMSAVNVFTSYSEALNHPDRTQKFIDASNRGWNYALSHPDETISVIFDKYSKRKSLEALQFEAKVTREMMLLDFFEIGATNKDLSLRAVDQLQYSGLLQQDQELGDFMFEEALRKFGLGVKFTDKQKLYLQEKKEITMCVDPDWMPFESIHDGKHIGIAADVFATFEKHLPVPVRLVETQSWQESIAKAEKRECDIFSLASSTPEREKFMDFTSAYIDLPIVMATKTDTFFISNIDEVKDKKLGIVKGYAIAETLRAKFDSINIIDVDSISDGLRRVESGELFGYIDNLMVIANSIQKDFTGVLKVSSRLDEGVKLAIGTRSDQPQLRDVFEVLVSNISEVELQAIFNKWVSIKQEVAFDYSLLWKILAVLFVLTVAFFYHYSKLRMLNSELETLSVTDKLTGLYNRVKTDEMLLLNKASLDRYGVESSIILMDIDLFKTINDTYGHMVGDSVLVELAHVIKQNVRITDCVGRWGGEEFLIVCPNTGITAAKSLADKVLQKVRNHSFPIVGKITLSAGVGAFSKEESLQSTLRNVDKSLYNSKENGRDQLQSVE; from the coding sequence ATGATGAATTTTCTACGCATCCAAAAGAATATCGTTTGCGCGACATGCTTACTGATCATGTTTATTTTTTTCTCTCCGATGATTGGGTCAGCACTGCCTCTGGAAAAAGTTTCATTACAGCTTGAGTGGAAGTATCAGTTCGAATATGCCGGTTTTATTATGGCCAGAGAAAAAGGGTTCTATAGTGATGTTGGTCTTGATGTGGAACTGCGCGAATACGAGACAGGTGATGATCCGGTTGAGAATGTGCTTTCACAAAAAGCCAATTATGGCATTCATAATTCTAGTGTTGTCATCAATAATGGAAAACTTGAACCCATTATCCTGTTGGCGACATATTTTCAGCAGTCACCCCTTGTTATTGTTGCATCCAAAGAGATTGATTCTCCCAATGATCTTATCGGCAAGACAATCATGGGTACCAGCAATGAATTAAAATATAGCTCATTGGCTTTGATGCTGAATCATTTTTTTGTAAATAGAAAAAACACGGTATTCAAAGATCATACCTTTGATATGAATGATTTCATTCAGCATAAGGTCGATGCAGTGACTGTATTCAGGACAAATCAACTTTATGAACTGAATCGGCAACATATCGAGTACAACATCATTGACCCTGCTGACTATGGTTTCGTGATGAGTGCAGTCAATGTGTTCACCTCATACTCTGAAGCATTAAATCACCCGGATAGAACGCAGAAATTTATTGATGCTTCCAACCGAGGTTGGAATTATGCCCTTTCCCATCCCGATGAAACTATTTCAGTTATTTTCGATAAATACTCAAAACGAAAAAGTTTAGAGGCTCTGCAATTTGAAGCCAAAGTTACCAGAGAGATGATGCTTCTGGATTTTTTTGAAATTGGAGCAACCAATAAAGATTTGAGCTTACGGGCGGTGGATCAACTCCAGTATAGTGGATTGTTACAACAGGATCAGGAGCTGGGTGATTTTATGTTTGAGGAAGCTCTTCGTAAATTTGGCCTTGGTGTAAAGTTCACGGACAAGCAGAAGCTATACCTGCAAGAAAAGAAGGAGATCACCATGTGTGTTGATCCTGATTGGATGCCATTTGAGAGTATCCACGACGGAAAGCATATTGGAATTGCTGCGGATGTCTTTGCCACTTTTGAGAAACATCTTCCTGTTCCTGTCCGTTTGGTTGAAACGCAGAGCTGGCAAGAATCGATCGCCAAAGCAGAAAAACGTGAATGTGATATTTTTTCTCTGGCCTCATCGACACCCGAGCGTGAAAAATTCATGGATTTCACATCGGCATATATTGACCTTCCCATCGTCATGGCCACAAAAACAGATACATTTTTTATCAGTAATATCGATGAAGTGAAGGATAAGAAACTTGGAATTGTTAAAGGTTATGCGATCGCTGAAACACTTAGGGCTAAATTTGATAGCATTAACATTATTGATGTTGATTCGATTTCAGATGGCCTGAGGCGCGTTGAAAGTGGTGAGCTGTTTGGATATATCGATAATTTAATGGTTATAGCCAATTCAATACAGAAAGATTTTACCGGTGTTCTTAAGGTCTCTTCACGCCTTGATGAAGGCGTGAAGCTGGCTATCGGAACCCGCAGTGATCAGCCGCAGCTTCGAGATGTTTTTGAGGTTTTGGTGAGTAATATCAGTGAGGTGGAGTTGCAAGCCATCTTCAATAAATGGGTATCTATTAAGCAAGAAGTAGCTTTTGATTATAGTCTTCTTTGGAAGATCTTGGCGGTGTTGTTTGTTTTGACCGTTGCCTTCTTTTATCACTACTCAAAATTAAGAATGTTAAATTCAGAGCTTGAGACTTTATCTGTGACGGATAAATTGACAGGTCTCTATAATCGAGTGAAAACGGATGAAATGTTACTGCTGAATAAGGCGAGTCTGGATCGCTATGGCGTTGAATCGTCCATTATTCTTATGGATATAGATCTGTTTAAAACCATCAATGATACCTATGGACATATGGTGGGTGATTCGGTGTTGGTCGAACTGGCCCATGTTATTAAACAAAACGTCAGAATTACCGATTGTGTAGGAAGATGGGGAGGGGAGGAGTTCCTGATTGTTTGTCCAAATACAGGTATCACCGCTGCTAAAAGTCTTGCTGATAAAGTGCTCCAAAAAGTTAGAAACCATTCGTTTCCTATTGTTGGAAAGATCACCCTTAGCGCAGGTGTAGGGGCTTTTTCTAAAGAGGAATCCTTGCAGAGCACATTAAGAAATGTTGATAAATCGCTTTATAACTCGAAGGAAAACGGTCGAGATCAACTTCAATCCGTAGAATGA